In Nostoc sphaeroides, the genomic window GATCCGTATTTTTAGTGTGAGCTTCAATGAGTTTACCAACCATTTCTAAATGGCTGAATTCCTCGATCGCAATGTCTTGAAGCATGTCTTTAATTCCAGCATTCTCGACATGGAATGATTGAACCCAATATTGAAGTGCAGCACTAAGTTCTCCGGTAGCTCCGCCAAACTGCTCTAAAAGCAACTGAGCAAAACGAGGGTTTGGTTCAGTAACGTTAACTGCATGAATAGGCTCTTTTTTGTGAAAAAACATAGATTTACACTTCCAAAAATTATGATTTTACAGAATTGACAAACTATTTTATTGTCTTTTAGCATCTTTCAAGATATAGCTAATTTGAGATTTGATACCTTCTCAAACTAGTTAACTAGAAGACCAATAAAATACTGTACTCATGTCAGTGTTTATAACTGCCAATCAGTGATTAGGCATTGCTGCTTCTTCTGATTAATCCCCATATATAAATAGCAACGATTGCACCAACCACAGCCACTAAAATACCTGGAAGAGTTAAACCAGCGCCAGCCGCAGTAATTTGCAGAGTTCCTGTTCGTAGTAAGGTAAAGAGACTTCCACCGACGAAAGCCCCAAT contains:
- a CDS encoding GlsB/YeaQ/YmgE family stress response membrane protein, which produces MSILAWVVLGLLAGAIAKAVYPGYQGGGILSTMILGIIGAFVGGSLFTLLRTGTLQITAAGAGLTLPGILVAVVGAIVAIYIWGLIRRSSNA